From a region of the Synechococcus sp. PCC 7502 genome:
- a CDS encoding BrnA antitoxin family protein: protein MNSKNLKSTSRTNWAALESSSEDNIDYSDIPPLEDEFFERATLRISAEQARSLVKIEPDIKLWFQKQGVEYKALINEVLRQYIKEHN, encoded by the coding sequence ATGAACAGCAAAAATTTGAAGAGTACCTCTCGTACTAATTGGGCAGCCCTAGAGTCAAGCTCAGAGGATAATATTGACTACTCTGATATTCCCCCACTTGAAGATGAATTTTTTGAACGTGCTACCTTACGCATTTCTGCGGAGCAAGCCCGAAGCTTAGTTAAGATTGAGCCAGATATAAAGCTTTGGTTTCAAAAGCAAGGAGTGGAATATAAAGCTTTAATTAACGAAGTTTTACGCCAATACATCAAAGAGCATAACTAA
- a CDS encoding BrnT family toxin, with protein MQFEWDETKNLENIRKHKIDFADVPTMFENDMLIDLDDRFDYGEER; from the coding sequence ATGCAATTTGAGTGGGATGAAACAAAAAATCTTGAAAATATTCGTAAGCATAAGATCGATTTTGCTGATGTTCCCACAATGTTTGAGAATGATATGCTAATTGATCTGGATGATCGCTTTGACTATGGTGAAGAACGCTAG